One window of Papio anubis isolate 15944 chromosome 10, Panubis1.0, whole genome shotgun sequence genomic DNA carries:
- the LOC101009916 gene encoding dnaJ homolog subfamily B member 3, which translates to MVDYYEVLGVPRQASTEAIKKAYRKLALKWHPDKNPENKEEAEKRFKQVAEAYEVLSDAKKRDVYDRYGEAGAEGSCAVGRPFEDPFEYIFSFRDPAEVFREFFGGQDPFSFDLFGNPLENIFGSRRNSRGSRSRGSAPLFSTFSEFPAFGGGFSSFDTGFSSFGSLGSGGLSSFCMSYGSDGTGSFKSMSTSTEIVDGKKITTKRIIENGQERVEVEEDGEFS; encoded by the coding sequence ATGGTGGACTACTACGAGGTGCTGGGCGTGCCCCGGCAGGCCTCGACCGAGGCCATCAAGAAGGCTTACCGCAAGCTGGCGCTCAAGTGGCACCCGGACAAAAACCCCGAGAACAAGGAGGAAGCAGAAAAGAGATTCAAGCAGGTGGCTGAGGCCTACGAGGTGTTGTCGGACGCCAAGAAACGCGACGTCTACGACCGCTATGGCGAGGCGGGGGCGGAGGGTAGCTGCGCAGTCGGCAGGCCTTTCGAGGACCCCTTCGAGTACATCTTCAGCTTCCGCGACCCGGCCGAGGTCTTCAGGGAGTTCTTCGGTGGCCAGGACCCATTCTCCTTTGACCTCTTCGGAAACCCgctggaaaatatttttgggaGTCGGAGGAACTCCCGGGGAAGCAGAAGCAGAGGGTCTGCACCCCTTTTCTCCACCTTTAGTGAATTTCCAGCTTTTGGGggtggattttcttcttttgatacaGGATTTAGTTCCTTTGGCTCCCTGGGAAGTGGGGGCCTTTCTTCCTTCTGCATGTCCTATGGTAGTGATGGGACAGGCAGCTTCAAGTCCATGTCGACTTCCACTGAAATAGTTGATGGCAAAAAAATCACCACCAAGAGAATCATTGAGAATGGCCAAGAAAGGGTGGAAGTGGAGGAAGATGGAGAGTTCAGTTAA